A single window of Rubripirellula lacrimiformis DNA harbors:
- a CDS encoding phosphatase PAP2 family protein, whose translation MTPTEKRTVAAEVPIFGKPIAEEVARFRMASLLWMAGITLLMVPMATLVDVSISRWFSHDPLPKEIAEVLDLSSYYAHGAGVFLILLGVIVLAPQRRWYVPRLATLAMGSGAVATLTKMFVLRMRPNSLNLDAAGFDYAWVWSFDWKLDHIANFDASMRAFPSASLATATALTAGLWVVLPLGRWLFVMICIGTMLQRLACGAHFVSDLFGSASIGLAWAFVCFHPSLLGSLFDKMEPDRSPRRRRRRYSGDGRMMMGSERQGSLMTGPKEAAMDPDFSDSESAAVDRGQDRFAA comes from the coding sequence ATGACTCCGACAGAGAAACGCACCGTTGCGGCCGAGGTTCCGATTTTTGGGAAGCCGATCGCCGAAGAAGTCGCTCGTTTTCGGATGGCCAGTCTGTTGTGGATGGCGGGCATCACGTTGTTGATGGTGCCGATGGCAACCTTGGTCGACGTGTCGATCTCGCGTTGGTTTTCACACGATCCATTGCCCAAGGAAATCGCCGAAGTCCTGGATCTGTCCAGTTACTATGCCCACGGTGCCGGCGTCTTCTTGATTTTGTTGGGCGTGATCGTTTTGGCGCCTCAGCGTCGTTGGTACGTTCCTCGCCTTGCAACGTTGGCGATGGGCAGCGGCGCGGTGGCCACATTGACTAAGATGTTCGTGCTGCGAATGCGTCCGAACAGTTTGAATTTGGACGCAGCCGGTTTCGACTATGCGTGGGTATGGTCGTTCGATTGGAAACTGGATCACATCGCGAATTTTGACGCCAGCATGCGAGCGTTTCCGAGTGCTTCGCTAGCGACAGCGACGGCGTTGACCGCTGGGCTTTGGGTGGTGCTGCCGTTGGGGCGGTGGTTGTTTGTGATGATCTGTATCGGCACGATGTTGCAGCGATTGGCCTGCGGTGCCCACTTTGTCAGCGACCTGTTTGGGTCCGCATCGATCGGGCTTGCGTGGGCGTTTGTTTGTTTCCACCCCAGTCTATTGGGCAGCCTGTTCGACAAGATGGAACCCGATCGCAGTCCAAGACGCCGCCGCCGACGTTATTCCGGCGATGGACGCATGATGATGGGATCGGAACGCCAGGGATCATTGATGACCGGCCCGAAAGAAGCAGCCATGGATCCAGATTTCAGCGACAGCGAATCGGCTGCGGTGGACCGTGGCCAGGACCGCTTTGCCGCTTAG
- a CDS encoding TMEM14 family protein yields MAIEIKETCVDFPVIVTVVFGAFVVFGGIMGYVKASSKASLIAGSITGGLLLLSALLIAKDITAGTILAIVVSLLLIGQFGPTLLKKLKVMPNLLVVILGFITVGTLVFSLFR; encoded by the coding sequence TTGGCTATTGAAATCAAAGAGACTTGTGTGGACTTCCCTGTAATCGTGACAGTAGTATTCGGAGCCTTTGTGGTCTTTGGAGGAATCATGGGCTACGTGAAAGCTTCAAGTAAGGCTTCCTTGATCGCAGGCAGCATCACTGGCGGACTCCTCCTTCTGTCTGCATTGCTGATCGCGAAAGACATCACAGCCGGGACCATTTTAGCGATCGTGGTTTCACTTCTGCTGATCGGTCAGTTTGGCCCCACGTTGCTCAAGAAGCTCAAGGTCATGCCGAACCTGCTGGTCGTCATCCTTGGGTTCATCACTGTGGGAACCCTCGTTTTCAGCCTGTTCCGATAG
- a CDS encoding aminotransferase class V-fold PLP-dependent enzyme: protein MPITGKWAYFDHAAVAPLSQPAADAISQWSNQAAHQGDTVWPQWASNLSGLRESSAELMGCDTREICLIPNTTTGINLVAEGWPWQPGDNVIIPDGEFPSNLFPWMNQQSRGVELRVVPRRNTQSGGGEVHVADLIDQMDDRTRIIAVSWVGYATGFRMDIDTLVREAHRRGVLVFLDAIQGLGMYPLDLGKTPVDFLAADGHKWLLGPEGAGVAMIRREHIDRLRCINVGWGSVKDSTNYAVPSFNLRDDAKRFESGSANMVGGAALRASIDLFLQVRRVHGTEAIGQRVIGLTEELDRQLRGLGALTAFPSHHENRTGILNFQLPGIDPGQFRERGLEKNVVVSCRGGGVRASVHAYNDADDIARLVDVAKSFV from the coding sequence ATGCCTATCACGGGCAAATGGGCGTATTTTGACCACGCTGCGGTGGCCCCGCTAAGCCAGCCGGCGGCCGATGCGATCAGCCAATGGTCGAATCAGGCGGCCCATCAGGGCGACACGGTTTGGCCACAATGGGCGTCGAATTTGAGCGGATTGCGAGAATCTTCGGCCGAACTGATGGGCTGTGACACCCGCGAAATCTGTCTGATCCCCAATACAACGACCGGGATCAACCTGGTTGCCGAAGGCTGGCCCTGGCAGCCCGGGGACAACGTCATCATTCCCGACGGGGAATTTCCCAGCAATCTTTTTCCGTGGATGAACCAACAATCCCGGGGTGTCGAACTGCGAGTGGTGCCTAGACGGAACACGCAATCGGGCGGCGGCGAAGTCCACGTGGCCGATCTGATCGACCAAATGGACGACCGAACCCGCATCATCGCCGTCAGCTGGGTCGGCTACGCCACCGGGTTTCGAATGGATATCGATACTCTGGTCCGCGAGGCTCATCGCCGTGGAGTGCTGGTTTTTCTGGATGCGATTCAGGGGCTGGGGATGTATCCGCTAGACCTGGGGAAAACGCCCGTCGATTTCCTGGCGGCGGACGGACATAAATGGCTGTTGGGACCCGAGGGCGCCGGCGTGGCCATGATTCGCCGCGAACATATCGATCGGCTTCGCTGCATCAACGTCGGCTGGGGCAGCGTCAAAGATTCCACTAACTATGCTGTCCCATCATTCAACCTCCGAGACGATGCGAAGCGATTCGAATCCGGTTCGGCCAATATGGTTGGCGGCGCGGCTCTGCGGGCAAGCATCGACCTGTTCCTGCAAGTTCGCCGTGTCCACGGGACCGAAGCGATCGGCCAACGCGTGATCGGTTTGACCGAGGAACTGGACCGACAACTTCGCGGGCTGGGTGCCCTGACCGCGTTTCCGTCGCACCACGAAAACCGAACCGGAATCTTGAACTTTCAATTGCCGGGAATTGATCCGGGGCAATTCCGAGAACGAGGCCTAGAAAAAAATGTCGTCGTCAGTTGCCGCGGCGGCGGGGTCCGTGCCAGCGTGCATGCGTACAATGACGCCGATGATATCGCCCGGTTGGTCGACGTAGCTAAATCATTTGTATAG
- a CDS encoding alpha/beta hydrolase, whose translation MTRLLSLCLFSFLLAGGSADSSAADSPERIPLWTGGAPGSVDRMHEPEKLDGTNVSNVHHPSITPYLPAQGKSTGTAILIAPGGGHQKLCLGHEGDALAQWFADHGIAAFVMRYRLCREPDSTYTLEGDAMDDTRRAIRTVRANAATWNIDPDRIGIVGFSAGGELAAYAGMNPQDGDASSDDPIERVSSRPDFEGLIYPGKSSTFTVKPGMPPAFIAFGFHDRDDISIGMAKVYLQYKQADVPCEMHVYSNAGHGFGFRPGTQTAAGDWPQRMCDWLIDNKLLTENLLTEKL comes from the coding sequence ATGACACGACTTCTATCGCTTTGCTTGTTCAGCTTCCTTTTGGCCGGTGGTTCAGCCGATTCGTCGGCGGCTGATTCCCCTGAACGAATTCCGCTGTGGACCGGCGGCGCCCCTGGCTCTGTCGACCGGATGCACGAACCGGAAAAGTTGGACGGGACCAATGTCAGCAACGTTCATCACCCGTCAATCACGCCGTATCTTCCTGCCCAGGGGAAATCGACCGGTACCGCGATCTTGATTGCCCCTGGCGGCGGCCACCAAAAACTCTGCTTGGGTCACGAAGGCGACGCACTCGCACAGTGGTTTGCTGACCATGGCATCGCTGCGTTTGTGATGCGATATCGACTGTGCCGCGAACCGGATTCGACTTACACGCTGGAAGGCGATGCGATGGACGACACACGCCGTGCGATTCGGACCGTACGAGCCAACGCGGCGACTTGGAATATCGATCCAGATCGAATCGGCATCGTCGGATTTTCCGCCGGTGGTGAATTGGCGGCTTATGCCGGAATGAATCCGCAGGACGGCGATGCCAGCAGCGATGACCCAATCGAGCGTGTCAGTAGTCGGCCCGACTTCGAGGGGCTGATCTATCCTGGCAAATCGAGCACGTTCACGGTGAAGCCCGGCATGCCACCGGCGTTCATCGCATTTGGCTTCCACGATCGCGATGACATCTCCATCGGCATGGCCAAGGTGTACTTGCAATACAAGCAGGCCGATGTGCCCTGCGAAATGCACGTCTACAGCAACGCAGGTCACGGATTCGGATTCCGCCCCGGCACTCAAACCGCCGCTGGCGACTGGCCGCAACGAATGTGCGATTGGTTGATCGACAACAAATTGTTGACCGAAAACCTGTTGACCGAAAAACTGTAG
- the coaD gene encoding pantetheine-phosphate adenylyltransferase, with product MPVTTESRTAVYTGSFDPVTLGHLHIIQRAAPLFDQLVIGIGINAEKRSLFAPSQRVDLVRAVTGDLDNVRVETFEGLAVDFVRSVDAHVMIRGIRPLTDIAGEFTMMMANHQLDPGIETLFLMADERFAHVSSSLLKQIAALSDDDEQLAKFVPRQIIQPLRDELRSKK from the coding sequence ATGCCCGTGACCACCGAATCACGCACAGCCGTATACACCGGATCATTCGACCCGGTCACACTTGGTCACCTGCACATCATCCAGCGTGCAGCGCCGCTGTTCGATCAGCTGGTGATCGGAATCGGAATCAATGCTGAAAAAAGGTCGCTGTTCGCACCTTCGCAACGAGTCGACTTGGTCCGTGCGGTGACCGGCGACCTGGACAACGTTCGCGTCGAGACATTCGAAGGCTTGGCCGTCGACTTTGTCCGCAGCGTCGACGCCCACGTCATGATCCGTGGCATCCGCCCCCTGACCGACATCGCAGGTGAGTTCACCATGATGATGGCCAACCACCAGTTGGATCCGGGAATCGAAACCCTGTTCCTGATGGCGGACGAACGGTTTGCGCACGTCAGCAGTTCGCTCCTGAAACAGATCGCAGCGCTGAGCGATGACGACGAACAACTGGCCAAGTTTGTACCGCGTCAAATCATCCAGCCGTTGCGGGATGAACTGCGCAGCAAAAAATGA
- a CDS encoding DUF6655 family protein, which yields MKSNHPTAMPRHLRNNTPRKRPLAALTLIAIAASTITASGCATTKTSNTARTASEQVLISSAIDRAMSNVQFEDFAGYKIFIEEKYLDSVDKGYLVGSLRHRILKAGGSIAASADAADLVLEARSGGVGTDSQESFVGIPSLGIPGMPIELPEIKFASRNTQMGTAKLGLVCYDPKTGKAMGLGGESTALTHNNDTYVLGVGPFRSGTVLDQREKAVGFNGTGGSFMNNPARIARAKPVNMVNRPLDAANIDSTPQIATLPDGYSTAR from the coding sequence ATGAAATCCAACCACCCAACGGCGATGCCGCGTCACTTGCGAAATAACACACCTCGAAAACGCCCCTTGGCGGCTCTGACTCTGATCGCCATCGCTGCATCCACGATCACCGCATCGGGATGCGCGACCACCAAGACCAGCAACACGGCGCGAACCGCCTCGGAACAGGTCCTGATTTCGTCCGCGATCGACCGAGCGATGTCGAACGTTCAATTCGAAGACTTTGCCGGCTACAAGATTTTCATCGAAGAGAAGTACCTCGATTCGGTCGACAAGGGATACCTGGTGGGATCGCTTCGCCACCGAATTTTGAAGGCAGGCGGCAGTATCGCAGCGTCCGCCGATGCCGCCGACCTCGTGCTAGAAGCTCGCAGCGGCGGAGTGGGCACGGATTCGCAAGAGAGTTTTGTGGGCATCCCGTCATTGGGAATCCCTGGCATGCCAATCGAATTGCCCGAGATCAAATTCGCTTCACGCAACACTCAAATGGGAACCGCCAAGCTGGGGCTGGTTTGCTATGACCCGAAGACGGGCAAAGCGATGGGGCTGGGCGGCGAATCGACGGCACTGACCCACAACAACGACACCTACGTGTTGGGTGTGGGGCCATTTCGCAGCGGAACCGTCCTGGACCAACGTGAAAAGGCGGTTGGATTCAACGGCACGGGCGGCAGCTTCATGAACAACCCGGCCCGGATCGCGAGAGCCAAACCGGTCAACATGGTGAACCGGCCACTGGATGCCGCGAACATCGATTCGACCCCGCAAATCGCGACTCTTCCCGACGGCTATTCGACGGCTCGCTAA
- a CDS encoding LURP-one-related/scramblase family protein, protein MIFRIKEKFWSWGNDFSIDDADGNLCYYVDGKAFSWGDKLSFQDRDRNEIAFISQKLFSWKPRYQIIIDDAVFAEVIKEWTWLRKKFTLDVPGPNDYTIDGSFWEHEFTFQRAGRTVATVSKKYWSWTDCYGVNVIDDGDAVAVLCACIVIDQVLHDESSRSSAND, encoded by the coding sequence ATGATCTTTCGAATCAAAGAAAAGTTCTGGTCATGGGGCAATGACTTCAGCATCGATGACGCCGATGGGAATCTGTGCTACTACGTGGACGGGAAAGCGTTCTCTTGGGGAGACAAGCTTTCGTTCCAGGATCGCGACCGCAACGAGATTGCGTTCATTAGCCAAAAGCTGTTTTCGTGGAAGCCGCGATACCAAATCATCATCGACGATGCGGTGTTCGCCGAGGTGATCAAGGAATGGACTTGGCTGAGGAAAAAGTTCACGTTGGATGTGCCTGGCCCGAACGACTACACGATCGACGGATCGTTTTGGGAGCATGAGTTTACGTTTCAGCGCGCGGGAAGAACGGTAGCAACGGTCAGCAAGAAGTACTGGTCGTGGACCGATTGCTACGGCGTGAACGTGATCGATGACGGCGACGCCGTGGCCGTGCTGTGCGCCTGCATCGTGATCGATCAGGTTCTGCACGACGAGTCGAGCCGCAGCAGTGCGAACGACTAA